The Oryzias melastigma strain HK-1 unplaced genomic scaffold, ASM292280v2 sc00254, whole genome shotgun sequence genome includes a region encoding these proteins:
- the slc18b1 gene encoding MFS-type transporter SLC18B1 isoform X2, whose protein sequence is MDPLGDVQTAEPAAEPARMSRRQTLTLISMASVNFSSMLCYSILGPFFPNEAVKKGASQTVVGLIFGCYAICNLIGSLVLGRYIVQIGTKFMLVAGLFVSSGCTIMFGLLDRAPAGPTFVALCFIVRSVDAVGFAAAMTSTFAMTAKIFPNNVATVLGSLEIFTGLGLILGPPVGGWFYHSFGYEVPFMLLGCLLLVMVPFNIYVLPSIEADPSKDSFLRLLSHVKVLLICFVIFTLSSGLGFFDATLSLFAMKTFNLSPGYVGLIMLGLSLPYCLASPLIGYFTDKYPNSRIGLTVTGGVLTALGFCLLGPAPFLNIPSQLWLLVLMLGIIGFSLGMTAIPTFPEIIVCARERGLEEGLSTLGMVSGLFGAFWSTGMFYGPIVGGLISQHLSFEWAATIQGGLGLLAVFVSTGPPPGGVLPLRAPAGERAADRRPHAFAERGERLRVGAGLQMEGRPDGAGALVLRGSTRLYKAPGCSGARLPAQTCFCPEFSLLNSLGPDYSRTGICSSRFTRRPLLVDFTVKLYKIKRFSEQNVLRRGCV, encoded by the exons ATGGATCCGCTCGGTGACGTCCAAACCGCAG AACCTGCGGCCGAACCCGCCCGGATGAGTCGCAGACAGACCCTGACCCTGATCTCCATGGCCTCCGTCAACTTCAGCTCCATGCTCTGCTACTCCATTCTGGGCCCGTTCTTCCCGAACGAG GCTGTGAAGAAAGGAGCCAGCCAGACGGTGGTGGGACTCATATTTGGCTGCTACGCCATCTGCAACCTGATTGGCTCTCTGGTCCTGGGGAGATAC ATCGTCCAGATCGGGACCAAGTTCATGCTGGTCGCCGGACTCTTCGTGTCTTCAGGATGCACCATCATGTTTGG CTTGCTGGACCGCGCTCCCGCAGGACCCACCTTCGTTGCACTGTGCTTCATCGTGAGGTCGGTGGACGCCGTGGGCTTCGCCGCTGCCATGACCTCCACGTTCGCCATGACAGCAAAGATCTTCCCCAACAATGTGGCGACTGTCCTG ggCAGTCTGGAGATCTTCACAGGACTGGGGCTCATCCTGGGCCCCCCCGTGGGGGGCTGGTTCTACCACTCCTTCGGATACGAGGTTCCCTTCATGCTCCTGGGCTGCCTGCTGCTGGTCATGGTTCCATTCAACATCTACGTCCTGCCGTCCATCG AGGCTGACCCCTCCAAGGACTCGTTCCTGCGGCTCCTCAGCCACGTCAAAGTCCTCCTGATCTGCTTCGTCATCTTTACGCTGAGCTCGGGTCTGGGCTTCTTCGACGCCACGCTGTCGCTGTTCGCCATGAAAACG TTCAACCTGTCCCCGGGCTACGTGGGGCTCATCATGCTGGGCCTGTCCCTGCCGTACTGCCTGGCCTCTCCTCTGATTGGCTATTTCACCGACAAATACCCA AACTCTAGGATCGGCCTCACGGTGACGGGGGGCGTCCTCACAGCGCTGGGGTTCTGTCTGCTCGGTCCAGCGCCGTTCCTTAACATTCCCAG TCAGCTGTGGCTGCTGGTGCTCATGCTGGGGATAATCGGCTTTTCTCTGGGAATGACCGCCATCCCCACCTTCCCGGAGATCATCGTCTGTGCTCG GGAGAGGGGTCTGGAGGAGGGGCTCAGCACTCTGGGGATGGTCTCCGGCCTGTTCGGAGCCTTCTGGTCGACGGG CATGTTTTACGGCCCCATCGTGGGCGGCCTCATCAGCCAACATCTGAGCTTTGAGTGGGCCGCCACCATCCAGGGGGGGCTGGGCCTTCTGGCT GTGTTTGTGTCCACAGGCCCTCCTCCTGGGGGGGTACTCCCTCTGCGAGCGCCGGCGGGGGAG CGTGCAGCAGATAGAAGACCACACGCCTTTGCTGAGCGGGGGGAGCGTCTGAGGGTGGGGGCCGGCCTGCAGATGGAGGGAAGACCTGATGGCGCCGGCGCTCTGGTTCTACGAGGTTCTACGAGGCTCTACAAAGCTCCAGGTTGTTCCGGCGCTCGGCTTCCTGCCCAAACGTGCTTTTGTCCGGAGTTTTCTCTGCTTAACAGCTTAGGTCCGGATTATTCCCGGACCGGAATCTGCAGCTCCCGCTTCACACGGAGACCTTTGTTGGTAGATTTTACTGTTAAgttgtacaaaataaaacgtttttctgAACAGAATGTTCTGAGACGTGGATGTGTCTGA
- the slc18b1 gene encoding MFS-type transporter SLC18B1 isoform X1, with translation MDPLGDVQTAEPAAEPARMSRRQTLTLISMASVNFSSMLCYSILGPFFPNEAVKKGASQTVVGLIFGCYAICNLIGSLVLGRYIVQIGTKFMLVAGLFVSSGCTIMFGLLDRAPAGPTFVALCFIVRSVDAVGFAAAMTSTFAMTAKIFPNNVATVLVSQAAFVLLARRSRSSRGDRNVSCVFLQGSLEIFTGLGLILGPPVGGWFYHSFGYEVPFMLLGCLLLVMVPFNIYVLPSIEADPSKDSFLRLLSHVKVLLICFVIFTLSSGLGFFDATLSLFAMKTFNLSPGYVGLIMLGLSLPYCLASPLIGYFTDKYPNSRIGLTVTGGVLTALGFCLLGPAPFLNIPSQLWLLVLMLGIIGFSLGMTAIPTFPEIIVCARERGLEEGLSTLGMVSGLFGAFWSTGMFYGPIVGGLISQHLSFEWAATIQGGLGLLAVFVSTGPPPGGVLPLRAPAGERAADRRPHAFAERGERLRVGAGLQMEGRPDGAGALVLRGSTRLYKAPGCSGARLPAQTCFCPEFSLLNSLGPDYSRTGICSSRFTRRPLLVDFTVKLYKIKRFSEQNVLRRGCV, from the exons ATGGATCCGCTCGGTGACGTCCAAACCGCAG AACCTGCGGCCGAACCCGCCCGGATGAGTCGCAGACAGACCCTGACCCTGATCTCCATGGCCTCCGTCAACTTCAGCTCCATGCTCTGCTACTCCATTCTGGGCCCGTTCTTCCCGAACGAG GCTGTGAAGAAAGGAGCCAGCCAGACGGTGGTGGGACTCATATTTGGCTGCTACGCCATCTGCAACCTGATTGGCTCTCTGGTCCTGGGGAGATAC ATCGTCCAGATCGGGACCAAGTTCATGCTGGTCGCCGGACTCTTCGTGTCTTCAGGATGCACCATCATGTTTGG CTTGCTGGACCGCGCTCCCGCAGGACCCACCTTCGTTGCACTGTGCTTCATCGTGAGGTCGGTGGACGCCGTGGGCTTCGCCGCTGCCATGACCTCCACGTTCGCCATGACAGCAAAGATCTTCCCCAACAATGTGGCGACTGTCCTGGTGAGCCAGGCAGCCTTTGTCCTGCTGGCACGCCGCTCTCGCTCGTCACGAGGAGACAGGAATGTAAgctgtgtgtttctgcagggCAGTCTGGAGATCTTCACAGGACTGGGGCTCATCCTGGGCCCCCCCGTGGGGGGCTGGTTCTACCACTCCTTCGGATACGAGGTTCCCTTCATGCTCCTGGGCTGCCTGCTGCTGGTCATGGTTCCATTCAACATCTACGTCCTGCCGTCCATCG AGGCTGACCCCTCCAAGGACTCGTTCCTGCGGCTCCTCAGCCACGTCAAAGTCCTCCTGATCTGCTTCGTCATCTTTACGCTGAGCTCGGGTCTGGGCTTCTTCGACGCCACGCTGTCGCTGTTCGCCATGAAAACG TTCAACCTGTCCCCGGGCTACGTGGGGCTCATCATGCTGGGCCTGTCCCTGCCGTACTGCCTGGCCTCTCCTCTGATTGGCTATTTCACCGACAAATACCCA AACTCTAGGATCGGCCTCACGGTGACGGGGGGCGTCCTCACAGCGCTGGGGTTCTGTCTGCTCGGTCCAGCGCCGTTCCTTAACATTCCCAG TCAGCTGTGGCTGCTGGTGCTCATGCTGGGGATAATCGGCTTTTCTCTGGGAATGACCGCCATCCCCACCTTCCCGGAGATCATCGTCTGTGCTCG GGAGAGGGGTCTGGAGGAGGGGCTCAGCACTCTGGGGATGGTCTCCGGCCTGTTCGGAGCCTTCTGGTCGACGGG CATGTTTTACGGCCCCATCGTGGGCGGCCTCATCAGCCAACATCTGAGCTTTGAGTGGGCCGCCACCATCCAGGGGGGGCTGGGCCTTCTGGCT GTGTTTGTGTCCACAGGCCCTCCTCCTGGGGGGGTACTCCCTCTGCGAGCGCCGGCGGGGGAG CGTGCAGCAGATAGAAGACCACACGCCTTTGCTGAGCGGGGGGAGCGTCTGAGGGTGGGGGCCGGCCTGCAGATGGAGGGAAGACCTGATGGCGCCGGCGCTCTGGTTCTACGAGGTTCTACGAGGCTCTACAAAGCTCCAGGTTGTTCCGGCGCTCGGCTTCCTGCCCAAACGTGCTTTTGTCCGGAGTTTTCTCTGCTTAACAGCTTAGGTCCGGATTATTCCCGGACCGGAATCTGCAGCTCCCGCTTCACACGGAGACCTTTGTTGGTAGATTTTACTGTTAAgttgtacaaaataaaacgtttttctgAACAGAATGTTCTGAGACGTGGATGTGTCTGA
- the slc18b1 gene encoding MFS-type transporter SLC18B1 isoform X3: MDPLGDVQTAEPAAEPARMSRRQTLTLISMASVNFSSMLCYSILGPFFPNEAVKKGASQTVVGLIFGCYAICNLIGSLVLGRYIVQIGTKFMLVAGLFVSSGCTIMFGLLDRAPAGPTFVALCFIVRSVDAVGFAAAMTSTFAMTAKIFPNNVATVLVSQAAFVLLARRSRSSRGDRNVSCVFLQGSLEIFTGLGLILGPPVGGWFYHSFGYEVPFMLLGCLLLVMVPFNIYVLPSIEADPSKDSFLRLLSHVKVLLICFVIFTLSSGLGFFDATLSLFAMKTFNLSPGYVGLIMLGLSLPYCLASPLIGYFTDKYPNSRIGLTVTGGVLTALGFCLLGPAPFLNIPSQLWLLVLMLGIIGFSLGMTAIPTFPEIIVCARERGLEEGLSTLGMVSGLFGAFWSTGMFYGPIVGGLISQHLSFEWAATIQGGLGLLAALLLGGYSLCERRRGSVQQIEDHTPLLSGGSV; the protein is encoded by the exons ATGGATCCGCTCGGTGACGTCCAAACCGCAG AACCTGCGGCCGAACCCGCCCGGATGAGTCGCAGACAGACCCTGACCCTGATCTCCATGGCCTCCGTCAACTTCAGCTCCATGCTCTGCTACTCCATTCTGGGCCCGTTCTTCCCGAACGAG GCTGTGAAGAAAGGAGCCAGCCAGACGGTGGTGGGACTCATATTTGGCTGCTACGCCATCTGCAACCTGATTGGCTCTCTGGTCCTGGGGAGATAC ATCGTCCAGATCGGGACCAAGTTCATGCTGGTCGCCGGACTCTTCGTGTCTTCAGGATGCACCATCATGTTTGG CTTGCTGGACCGCGCTCCCGCAGGACCCACCTTCGTTGCACTGTGCTTCATCGTGAGGTCGGTGGACGCCGTGGGCTTCGCCGCTGCCATGACCTCCACGTTCGCCATGACAGCAAAGATCTTCCCCAACAATGTGGCGACTGTCCTGGTGAGCCAGGCAGCCTTTGTCCTGCTGGCACGCCGCTCTCGCTCGTCACGAGGAGACAGGAATGTAAgctgtgtgtttctgcagggCAGTCTGGAGATCTTCACAGGACTGGGGCTCATCCTGGGCCCCCCCGTGGGGGGCTGGTTCTACCACTCCTTCGGATACGAGGTTCCCTTCATGCTCCTGGGCTGCCTGCTGCTGGTCATGGTTCCATTCAACATCTACGTCCTGCCGTCCATCG AGGCTGACCCCTCCAAGGACTCGTTCCTGCGGCTCCTCAGCCACGTCAAAGTCCTCCTGATCTGCTTCGTCATCTTTACGCTGAGCTCGGGTCTGGGCTTCTTCGACGCCACGCTGTCGCTGTTCGCCATGAAAACG TTCAACCTGTCCCCGGGCTACGTGGGGCTCATCATGCTGGGCCTGTCCCTGCCGTACTGCCTGGCCTCTCCTCTGATTGGCTATTTCACCGACAAATACCCA AACTCTAGGATCGGCCTCACGGTGACGGGGGGCGTCCTCACAGCGCTGGGGTTCTGTCTGCTCGGTCCAGCGCCGTTCCTTAACATTCCCAG TCAGCTGTGGCTGCTGGTGCTCATGCTGGGGATAATCGGCTTTTCTCTGGGAATGACCGCCATCCCCACCTTCCCGGAGATCATCGTCTGTGCTCG GGAGAGGGGTCTGGAGGAGGGGCTCAGCACTCTGGGGATGGTCTCCGGCCTGTTCGGAGCCTTCTGGTCGACGGG CATGTTTTACGGCCCCATCGTGGGCGGCCTCATCAGCCAACATCTGAGCTTTGAGTGGGCCGCCACCATCCAGGGGGGGCTGGGCCTTCTGGCT GCCCTCCTCCTGGGGGGGTACTCCCTCTGCGAGCGCCGGCGGGGGAG CGTGCAGCAGATAGAAGACCACACGCCTTTGCTGAGCGGGGGGAGCGTCTGA
- the tulp4b gene encoding tubby-related protein 4, with the protein MSRSCEPGQSVGMLAAVEHGSLLCSDSNILCLSWKGRVPKSEKDKPVCRRRYYEEGWLATGNGRGVVGVTFTSSHCRRDRSTPQRINFNLRGHNSEVVLVRWNEPFQKLATCDMEGGIFVWIQYEGRWSVELVNDRGAQVSDFTWSHDGTQALIAYRDGFVLVGSVSGQRHWSSEINLESQITCGIWTPDDQQVLFGTADGQVIVMDCHGRMLAHVLLHESDGIVSMSWNCPDFLLEDSTESDTDTEDVLPQVRRVKPVLTVTFLSGDISLMNNYDDLSPVIIRSGLKDVEAQWCSQGDLLAVAGMERHRLPSDSTCASITRNALVKFYNVQGEHIYTLETPAQRPITTICWGHRDSRLFLACGSALYVVRVEHRVASLQLLCQQGIASALREEKDVGKLNMPSLLCSYVTTAFIPTIKPPIPDPNNIRDFVSYPTTGNERLHCTMKRAEDSPEAGGPCYMLYLEYLGGLVPILKGRRISKLRPEFVIMDPKTDSKAEEVCVNPMISYADSCNCSDSSDIDLSDEWVGKKSPKLSRGNRLNMESRKSPKLSRANHEGQRSPRLPTRKPPVRSPSLSRREFGMDGITEHNYLAQVTSNIWGTKFKIVGLASFLPTNLGAVIYKTSLLHLQPRQMTIYLPEVRKISHDFMSLPVFNPSVFSEDEDDLPVMGPSGVSADNPPCTANIPIAPIHSPAQAMSPTQSIGLVQSLLANQNIQLDVLTNPTATAAAAAASTPVSDHGRDSGASPYPVPSRYSAPNQQQHQQMQRQHQQMQQQLKLQMALPPAPSGYPTISLQQLHLLPQLPPPASEPRLSHTLKPGLPRTLPPSFSDSDGSVETQLRKANPPPPYPGTVVSAVAAVPAPPQTLVTNCDSSSVLAADPCLKKDDFLLHPVTLQYPTPLGYERITTFDSSGNVEEVCRPRRRLLRNQNAYAVHGIGGSATLKVTSSDSKKVQLPYSSATLSRLSVPRYSIPSGDPPPYPEPPAQVTATLPPPQRMDSGLIHATLCRERRDMGLKVPPMTESSRTLPTKAKMNSALPLSYQQRAPPALYTCTQCSSNSTSVSVSGGGPTSSGIAGGTVVRQDFPPGKGAHHSTIIVHSKSSSPLASQSSYSLLGGVDNSQDRTVYINSAFTEDETLNPQSHLDKSVRQLTLGDVNLTAKRPPPYQWDSSTTEDLWLPQEKVMLAPPPGSHKAPQLLISQAQHLDVARIPFLLATKPPSSLSGSTLTFPSGYQIALSPFPQSVAHNGGLQPPQCSPNDVVSFAQQDPTVLLPPGYPPNLSGLACCPLPPLYPGASSCASIQLHPVSLHPWNPYPPPLQDPPAPPLPTKAHQVSEKAVLSPPPPTAPPPPPPPLPPPPPPTDLPSSKSAGEDLAESSNSFPSSLNDSPVQQEAEPYNKKSRRRLDSRVEEANMSDSRSRKEGRGLSDFNTLISSPRLGSREKKKPKGQREQPSKAKKVSRTATEFQDSSESEPELFISGDELMNQNQSSKKSWKNKRSQRMASELEEIKSRKANEREDRSLGSQGFLYVMANKQPLWNEATQVYQLDFGGRVTQESAKNFQIELDGRQVMQFGRIDGNAYILDFQYPFSAVQAFAVALANVTQRLK; encoded by the exons ATGTCCAGGAGCTGTGAG CCTGGTCAGTCAGTAGGGATGCTGGCCGCCGTGGAACACGGTTCCCTCCTCTGCAGTGACTCCAACATCCTCTGCCTGTCGTGGAAAGGCCGCGTCCCCAAGAGCGAGAAGGACAAGCCCGTGTGCCGTAGACGCTACTACGAGGAGGGCTGGCTCGCCACCGGGAACGGCAGGGGAGTGGTTGGAGTGACGTTCACGTCCAGTCACTGCAGGAGGGACAGAAGCACGCCTCAGAGGATCAACTTTAACCTGCGAGGACACAACAGCGAG GTGGTCTTGGTGCGCTGGAACGAGCCTTTCCAGAAGCTGGCCACCTGCGACATGGAAGGAGGAATATTTGTTTGGATCCAGTACGAAGGGAGATGGTCGGTGGAGCTGGTGAATGACCGAGGAGCTCAG GTGAGCGACTTCACCTGGTCACATGATGGTACTCAGGCCCTCATTGCGTACAGAGACGGCTTTGTGTTAGTGGGCTCGGTGAGCGGACAAAGACACTGGTCCTCTGAGATCAACTTGGAGAGTCAGATCACCTGTGGCATCTGGACTCCTGACGACCAGCAG GTGTTGTTCGGGACTGCAGACGGTCAGGTGATTGTGATGGACTGTCATGGACGAATGCTGGCTCATGTTCTACTGCACGAGTCAGATGGGATTGTGAGCATGTCGTGGAACTGTCCAGACTTCTTGTTGGAGGACAGCACAGAGAGTGACACGGACACTGAAGACGTTCTCCCTCAAG TGCGTAGGGTCAAGCCGGTGTTGACCGTCACCTTCCTGTCAGGAGACATAAGTTTGATGAACAACTACGACGACTTGTCTCCTGTGATAATTCGATCAGGACTCAAAG ATGTGGAGGCGCAGTGGTGCTCGCAGGGAGACCTCCTGGCTGTGGCCGGCATGGAAAGACACAGACTTCCGTCTGACTCCACCTGTGCTTCCATCACAAGGAACGCTCTTGTCAAGTTCTACAATGTCCAAGGAGAACACATCTACACTCTGGAAACACCTGCACAG AGGCCAATTACCACCATCTGTTGGGGCCACCGAGACTCTCGCCTCTTCCTGGCTTGTGGATCGGCGCTCTATGTGGTCCGTGTGGAGCACAGGGTGGCCAGTCTTCAGCTCCTGTGCCAGCAGGGCATCGCCAGCGCCCTGCGGGAGGAGAAGGACGTGGGGAAGCTGAACATGCCCTCCCTGCTGTGCTCCTACGTCACCACGGCTTTCATCCCCACCATTAAG CCTCCGATCCCTGACCCCAACAACATCCGGGACTTTGTCAGCTACCCCACAACTGGAAACGAGCGTCTGCACTGCACCATGAAGCGAGCAGAGGACAGCCCTGAGGCGGGCGGTCCCTGCTACATGCTGTACCTGGAGTATTTAGGAGGACTCGTGCCCATTCTCAAGGGGCGGCGCATCAGTAAACTCCGGCCCGAGTTCGTCATTATGGATCCAAAAACCGATAGCAAAGCAG AAGAGGTGTGTGTGAACCCCATGATCTCCTACGCCGACAGCTGCAACTGCTCCGACTCCAGCGACATCGACCTGAGCGATGAGTGGGTCGGAAAGAAGTCGCCGAAGTTATCCCGAGGAAACAG GTTGAACATGGAATCCAGGAAATCTCCCAAACTTTCACGGGCCAATCACGAGGGCCAGCGGTCGCCACGGTTACCAACCCGGAAGCCTCCGGTCCGATCGCCAAGTCTCTCACGAAGAGAGTTTGGGATGGACGGGATCACGGAG CACAACTATCTTGCTCAAGTCACATCCAACATTTGGGGAACCAAGTTCAAAATTGTTGGGCTTGCCTCTTTCCTCCCAACCAACCTTGGTGCAG TCATCTACAAGACCAGCCTGCTTCATCTGCAACCACGACAGATGACCATCTACCTGCCAGAGGTCCGGAAGATCTCTCATGACTTCATGAGCCTCCCCGTGTTCAACCCCAGCGTCTTCAGCGAGGATGAGGATGATCTGCCAG TAATGGGGCCTTCCGGAGTGTCGGCAGACAACCCCCCATGCACGGCCAACATTCCCATCGCCCCCATCCACAGCCCGGCACAGGCAATGTCTCCAACTCAGAGTATCGGCCTGGTCCAGTCTCTTCTAGCCAATCAGAACATTCAGCTTGACGTTTTGACCAATCCAACAGCCACAGCTGCAGCCGCCGCCGCTTCCACTCCGGTGTCGGATCACGGCCGGGATTCAGGCGCATCCCCGTATCCGGTACCCAGCAGATACTCTGCTCCCAATCAG cagcagcaccagcagaTGCAGAGGCAGCACCAGcagatgcagcagcagctgaagctgcagatgGCGCTGCCTCCCGCTCCTTCCGGATACCCCACCATctccctgcagcagctgcatctgCTGCCTCAGCTTCCCCCGCCGGCGTCCGAGCCCCGGCTCAGCCACACGCTGAAGCCTGGCCTGCCGCGGACGCTGCCCCCCTCCTTCAGTGACTCGGACGGGTCTGTGGAAACCCAGCTGAGGAAGGCAAACCCCCCCCCTCCATATCCGGGGACAGTGGTCTCTGCCGTGGCGGCGGTCCCTGCACCGCCACAAACGCTGGTCACAAACTGCGACAGCTCCAGCGTTCTGGCTGCTGACCCCTGCCTGAAGAAAGACGACTTCCTGCTGCATCCGGTCACTCTGCAGTATCCCACGCCTCTGGGGTACGAGAGAATCACCACCTTTGACAGCAGCGGCAACGTGGAGGAGGTCTGTCGGCCACGGCGGCGCCTCCTTCGCAACCAGAATGCATACGCCGTCCACGGCATAGGGGGCTCAGCCACGCTCAAGGTCACGTCCTCCGACAGCAAAAAGGTCCAGCTGCCCTACAGCTCAGCAACACTCAGCCGGCTGTCCGTCCCTCGCTATTCCATACCAAGTGGAGACCCCCCTCCATACCCGGAGCCGCCAGCCCAGGTGACGGCCACTCTCCCCCCTCCCCAGAGAATGGACAGCGGTCTCATTCACGCAACTCTGTGTCGAGAGCGCAGAGACATGGGACTCAAAGTGCCCCCGATGACGGAAAGCTCCAGAACTCTTCCCACAAAGGCCAAAATGAACAGCGCACTGCCTCTGTCctaccagcagagggcgccccCCGCCCTGTACACATGCACCCAGTGTAGCAGCAACAGCACCAGCGTCAGCGTGAGCGGGGGAGGCCCGACCAGTAGCGGCATCGCGGGGGGCACGGTGGTGAGGCAGGATTTCCCCCCTGGGAAAGGCGCCCACCACAGCACCATCATAGTTCACTCCAAAAGCTCCTCCCCTTTGGCGTCCCAGTCATCCTACAGCCTCCTAGGAGGCGTGGACAACAGCCAGGACAGAACGGTGTACATCAACTCCGCCTTCACCGAAGACGAGACCCTGAACCCTCAGAGTCACCTGGATAAGTCTGTTCGCCAGCTGACTCTGGGTGACGTCAACCTGACAGCCAAACGGCCCCCGCCCTATCAGTGGGACTCCTCCACCACGGAGGACTTGTGGCTTCCTCAGGAGAAGGTGATGCTGGCTCCACCTCCAGGTTCTCACAAAGCCCCTCAGCTGCTCATCAGCCAGGCTCAGCACCTGGATGTGGCCCGCATCCCTTTTCTGCTCGCCACCAAACCCCCCAGCAGCCTGAGCGGCAGCACACTCACCTTCCCGTCAGGGTACCAGATCGCTCTCTCGCCCTTCCCCCAGAGCGTGGCTCACAACGGAGGTCTTCAGCCCCCGCAGTGCTCCCCAAATGACGTGGTCTCGTTTGCTCAGCAGGACCCCACAGTGCTCCTCCCTCCCGGATACCCCCCAAACCTGTCCGGCTTGGCGTGCTGCCCCCTCCCCCCCCTGTATCCAGGAGCCAGCTCATGCGCCAGCATTCAGCTGCACCCGGTCAGCCTGCACCCCTGGAACCCCTACCCGCCCCCACTCCAAGACCCTCCTGCGCCGCCCCTACCGACCAAAGCTCACCAAGTGTCGGAGAAGGCCGTCCTGTCTCCTCCCCCCCCcaccgctcctcctcctcctcctcctcctctgccacCCCCTCCGCCACCCACAGATCTGCCGTCCTCCAAAAGTGCCGGCGAAGATCTAGCGGAGTCCTCCAACAGCTTCCCATCGTCCCTAAACGACAGTCCAGTGCAGCAAGAGGCGGAGCCCTACAACAAGAAGAGCCGGCGGAGGCTGGACAGCCGGGTGGAGGAGGCCAACATGTCCGACAGCAGATCCCGAAAGGAGGGGCGGGGCCTCTCTGACTTCAACACGCTCATTTCCAGCCCCAGACTGGGCAGCAGGGAGAAGAAGAAGCCCAAAGGGCAGCGTGAGCAGCCCAGCAAGGCCAAGAAGGTGAGCAGAACCGCCACCGAGTTTCAGGACAGCTCGGAGAGCGAGCCCGAGCTGTTCATCAGCGGAGATGAGCTgatgaaccagaaccagagcagcaagaagagctggaaaaacaaacgGAGCCAGCGCATGGCCAGCGAGCTGGAGGAGATCAAGAGCCGCAAGGCCAACGAGCGCGAGGACCGCAGTCTGGGCAGCCAAGGCTTTCTGTACGTGATGGCCAACAAGCAGCCTCTGTGGAACGAGGCCACGCAGGTGTACCAGCTGGACTTTGGGGGCCGGGTCACCCAGGAGTCAGCCAAGAACTTCCAGATAGAGCTGGACGGCAGACAG GTGATGCAGTTCGGGCGGATAGACGGGAACGCGTACATCCTGGACTTCCAGTACCCCTTCTCGGCGGTGCAGGCGTTCGCCGTGGCACTGGCTAACGTGACGCAGAGGCTGAAGTGA